A section of the Candidatus Saccharimonadales bacterium genome encodes:
- a CDS encoding O-antigen ligase family protein, whose translation MSPFLVLTILTFILIAFCVLLFYRHISLGIAAFIIALPFERIGAYPLNPATGYPLLHPAQIVGVALIGAYFLRWIMGLERPRNINSLPWLLLFLATSAISAFMAHSQEVWQILIWLFFITTLFWVVANLAANTSLANTRRLLAITVIIVSIFGIYQFFGDLAGLPNSVTGIRDRYSKSVLGFPRLQSTALEPLYFANYLFLPLFVLFAVLISESRRDRLTWVALGLGLTAFALTFSRGAFISAIAGLLVLAVLLRQRLKGWAKAHLVPIIAILAATILVLVLIVAVSVNHTKNHGGTSILKDYFTLKTLRSGSATERFRDQKLAIDIYKQHPVFGVGIGGFGSAYYGCRVGKCVYRPNNQALEVLAEGGIIGFITFHIFLLSVLYYGWRALKRTTGEHHAMIAGLMAAEVAMIVQSQTFSGFLCCLTYTWATLALLAGLSTSSASKREKAVADATAPSPS comes from the coding sequence ATGTCACCATTCTTAGTGCTAACAATCCTGACGTTTATACTAATAGCTTTTTGCGTGCTGTTGTTCTACCGCCATATCAGCCTTGGAATTGCTGCGTTTATAATTGCGCTACCGTTTGAACGCATTGGTGCCTACCCGTTAAATCCCGCTACCGGCTATCCACTACTACATCCAGCCCAAATTGTCGGAGTTGCCTTAATCGGAGCCTATTTTTTGAGATGGATTATGGGCTTAGAACGGCCCCGGAACATTAACTCACTCCCCTGGCTTCTCTTATTTTTAGCAACGTCGGCGATTTCGGCCTTCATGGCCCATTCTCAAGAGGTTTGGCAAATTTTAATCTGGCTTTTTTTCATAACTACCCTCTTCTGGGTCGTGGCTAATCTTGCAGCTAACACATCCCTAGCCAATACCAGAAGGCTACTAGCCATAACGGTCATCATTGTTTCGATCTTTGGGATCTACCAATTTTTTGGCGATCTGGCCGGACTACCAAATAGCGTTACGGGCATTCGCGACCGTTACAGTAAATCCGTTCTTGGCTTCCCTAGGCTCCAATCGACGGCCCTTGAGCCCCTTTATTTTGCCAACTACCTGTTTCTGCCATTATTTGTGTTGTTTGCAGTCTTAATTAGTGAAAGCCGCCGCGATCGTTTGACATGGGTGGCACTTGGGCTTGGTCTAACTGCCTTTGCTCTAACCTTCTCCAGAGGAGCTTTTATCTCGGCTATTGCCGGGCTATTGGTTTTGGCAGTGTTGTTGAGGCAGCGTTTAAAGGGTTGGGCTAAGGCTCACCTAGTGCCGATTATAGCCATATTGGCAGCAACAATTCTTGTTTTGGTGTTAATAGTAGCTGTTTCGGTTAACCACACTAAAAATCATGGTGGCACGTCTATACTGAAAGATTATTTTACTCTCAAAACTCTTCGATCGGGCTCTGCTACCGAGCGATTCCGTGATCAAAAACTAGCCATTGATATTTATAAACAGCACCCGGTTTTTGGCGTTGGCATCGGTGGTTTTGGCTCGGCTTATTATGGCTGCCGGGTGGGCAAATGTGTCTATCGGCCCAATAACCAGGCTTTGGAAGTTCTTGCTGAAGGTGGGATTATCGGATTCATCACCTTTCATATCTTTTTGCTTTCGGTCTTGTATTATGGTTGGCGAGCGCTTAAACGGACCACTGGCGAGCATCACGCCATGATTGCGGGATTAATGGCGGCTGAAGTCGCCATGATAGTGCAATCACAGACCTTCTCGGGCTTCCTGTGCTGTTTAACCTATACTTGGGCGACGTTGGCCCTGCTAGCCGGTTTGAGTACAAGCTCCGCCTCAAAACGCGAAAAGGCGGTAGCTGATGCTACCGCCCCCTCACCCTCCTAG
- a CDS encoding oligosaccharide flippase family protein, translating to MMVIRKFRSALGMAGSATARDSLIFFIGNFANTALSFIAVIIVSRHLGPSSFGILAVFNTFYVLIIALTDLGLNTTSIRLVSQYRKEDPKKAAITMNVIVRIEFFVGVLILITGSLFARPIANLVGGQDYLTAVRAAFLAGAFASAAAFFGPFFVAYRQYVRNAVLNFASFVLRTGAVLVMLAGAALSLNRVIAVYTLVPIIFFGVGLWFIPHDFFVKTKKTDRSSAYQDVIHYSKWIFLSLAASGAISRLDLLFLTRYHGAQQAGYYYAAQQLITIMPLIITALSTVLLQRISQLDSSQFGAYLKRAFGGILVLGIFMLPVLLLAPYLFQVVFGNNYASSAGPFRLLFLAQLVLLLVIPLNVKLLRIGQPAKITLATAVQFLVSISLYIALIPSYGMTGAAGAILAGSVASAIILFFFAMRPMRGKSQELVV from the coding sequence ATGATGGTGATTAGAAAGTTTCGATCAGCTTTGGGGATGGCGGGCTCGGCTACCGCCAGAGACTCGTTGATCTTTTTTATCGGCAACTTTGCAAACACCGCCCTATCTTTCATTGCGGTCATAATAGTATCGCGCCACCTCGGGCCCTCTTCATTCGGCATTCTGGCTGTATTTAACACATTTTATGTGCTGATTATTGCTCTGACTGATTTAGGTTTAAATACCACCTCAATCCGTCTAGTATCGCAATATCGTAAGGAGGACCCCAAAAAGGCCGCCATTACCATGAATGTAATCGTACGAATCGAGTTCTTTGTTGGAGTTCTAATTCTAATTACTGGCTCTCTATTTGCCCGACCAATTGCAAATCTAGTTGGTGGCCAGGATTATTTGACCGCTGTAAGAGCTGCTTTTCTGGCTGGAGCTTTTGCTTCCGCAGCCGCTTTTTTCGGTCCATTTTTTGTGGCTTATCGGCAATATGTTCGTAATGCGGTCTTAAATTTTGCTAGTTTTGTTTTAAGAACTGGTGCCGTTTTGGTCATGTTGGCGGGGGCCGCTTTAAGCCTAAACCGAGTCATTGCAGTTTATACCCTGGTACCAATAATTTTTTTTGGCGTTGGTTTGTGGTTTATCCCCCACGATTTTTTTGTTAAGACTAAGAAAACTGACCGCTCTAGTGCCTACCAGGATGTTATTCATTACAGCAAATGGATCTTTTTGTCTCTGGCAGCCAGTGGTGCTATTAGTCGCCTTGACCTCCTATTCCTAACCCGTTACCACGGCGCTCAACAAGCCGGCTACTACTATGCTGCCCAACAACTTATTACCATCATGCCGCTTATTATTACTGCTTTGAGCACGGTGCTATTGCAACGTATCAGTCAATTAGATAGCAGTCAGTTTGGTGCTTACTTAAAAAGGGCCTTCGGAGGTATCCTAGTTCTAGGAATTTTCATGTTACCAGTACTACTACTAGCGCCATATTTGTTCCAAGTCGTTTTCGGCAACAACTACGCCAGTTCAGCTGGACCATTTCGGTTATTATTTTTAGCTCAGTTAGTCTTACTCCTAGTAATACCTTTGAATGTTAAACTCCTAAGGATTGGGCAACCGGCCAAGATAACTTTGGCAACAGCCGTCCAATTTCTGGTTTCAATATCGTTATACATTGCCCTTATCCCCAGCTATGGCATGACCGGGGCTGCTGGCGCTATCCTAGCCGGTAGTGTTGCTTCCGCCATCATTTTGTTCTTTTTCGCCATGCGCCCTATGCGTGGTAAGTCCCAGGAATTGGTGGTTTAA
- a CDS encoding glycosyltransferase family 2 protein — translation MIAIIVPNWNGADFLEPCLKSLLQMDHNDFEVVVVDNGSVDASKDIIKQQFPQVTLIELDKNYGFAGGVNAGIKYALNKKAWAVALFNNDAVADKDWLRRLEETLRHSNLAAAVTSQFLNIDGKTIDSIGDYYSVWGLPFPKGRGQARQSDAKVLEVFGASGGASLYLAEALQDIGLFDEDFFAYYEDVDLSFRARLRGWKIYYQPAAIAFHHIGGTSSKLSGFSRYHSVKNLYFVYTKDMPTRLYWKYLFRFWIAMVLVAFNSVRNRQAWPMFKGSLMALLLFPKMVLKRFQIQHHRTISAKEIDALLYHSLPPTQVKAIRAFGKLPLISNWLISENDGD, via the coding sequence AATCATAGTGCCAAACTGGAATGGCGCTGATTTTTTAGAGCCCTGCCTAAAATCATTGCTCCAAATGGACCACAACGACTTTGAGGTGGTAGTAGTTGATAATGGCTCGGTCGATGCTTCTAAAGACATTATCAAGCAACAATTTCCCCAAGTGACGCTTATTGAATTGGACAAAAATTACGGCTTCGCTGGTGGGGTTAATGCTGGCATCAAGTACGCCTTAAACAAGAAAGCTTGGGCGGTAGCACTATTTAACAATGACGCCGTCGCCGACAAGGATTGGTTAAGACGGCTCGAAGAGACACTTAGGCACAGCAATCTGGCGGCAGCTGTGACATCACAGTTCCTAAATATTGATGGTAAAACGATCGATAGCATTGGTGATTACTATTCAGTTTGGGGTTTGCCTTTCCCAAAAGGCCGCGGCCAAGCCAGACAGTCTGACGCCAAAGTTTTAGAGGTCTTCGGAGCCAGTGGTGGCGCCAGTTTGTACCTCGCAGAGGCCTTGCAAGACATTGGGCTGTTCGATGAGGATTTCTTTGCCTACTACGAGGACGTCGATTTGAGTTTTCGGGCTAGGTTACGGGGTTGGAAAATCTATTATCAACCCGCAGCCATTGCCTTTCACCATATCGGAGGCACTAGCTCAAAGTTGTCCGGCTTCAGCCGCTACCATTCTGTAAAAAATCTCTACTTTGTGTACACCAAAGATATGCCGACACGCTTGTATTGGAAATATCTTTTTCGGTTCTGGATTGCAATGGTTTTGGTTGCATTCAATAGTGTTCGCAACCGCCAAGCTTGGCCAATGTTTAAGGGTTCATTGATGGCATTATTGCTGTTCCCTAAAATGGTCTTAAAACGATTCCAGATTCAACATCATAGAACCATAAGCGCAAAAGAGATTGATGCCTTGCTTTACCATTCACTGCCACCAACACAGGTGAAAGCCATCCGCGCCTTTGGTAAGCTGCCACTCATTAGTAATTGGCTCATTTCTGAAAATGATGGTGATTAG
- a CDS encoding glycosyltransferase family 1 protein, which produces MRIVIDARMMALRWTGIGLYTRKLIENLQQIDRDNKYFVLLDRDQFEVWQPSSPNFSKVLAPYKVYGLSEQLFLPFKLRRLKPDLVHFLHFNAPIFYSGQRITTIHDTTLVDFDVSPGGMVGSLKYRLKQVGMRAAFNRASKAQAIITPSQATADALIKRLGHELANKITVTHEAVDLPNQEPTHLIILDPPMLLYVGNLYPYKNLGRLLEAMPVVLKSAPQTRLQIIGNTPRFIDQLKAQAKDLQIADHVEFLGFVSDQELQRYYSNASLFVFPSLSEGFGLPPFEAMAAELPVLAARATCLPEVLGDAAEFFDPTDSTDLANKVITLLNDPTKLAGLQQKGWLHLKQFSWSKMAGETRSVYNKFN; this is translated from the coding sequence ATGAGAATCGTCATCGACGCTCGTATGATGGCCCTACGTTGGACCGGCATCGGGCTCTACACCCGCAAGTTAATCGAAAATTTGCAACAAATTGATCGGGATAATAAATATTTTGTGTTGTTGGACCGAGATCAGTTTGAAGTCTGGCAGCCGAGCAGCCCCAACTTTAGTAAGGTGCTTGCGCCCTATAAAGTTTACGGTTTGAGCGAGCAATTGTTCCTGCCATTCAAATTACGCCGATTAAAGCCAGATTTGGTGCACTTCCTGCATTTTAATGCCCCAATTTTCTACTCTGGTCAGCGCATTACCACCATTCACGACACCACTCTGGTTGATTTTGATGTTTCGCCCGGCGGGATGGTTGGCTCTCTCAAGTACCGATTAAAGCAAGTTGGGATGCGAGCCGCCTTCAATCGAGCCTCCAAAGCTCAGGCCATCATTACTCCATCACAAGCCACAGCTGATGCTCTGATTAAGCGCTTGGGGCATGAACTTGCCAACAAAATTACTGTAACCCACGAAGCGGTTGATCTACCCAACCAAGAACCGACACATCTGATTATTTTAGACCCGCCTATGTTACTTTATGTCGGCAATCTCTACCCCTATAAAAACCTTGGGCGCTTACTCGAAGCCATGCCAGTAGTTTTGAAATCGGCGCCTCAAACTAGGCTCCAAATTATCGGCAATACTCCTAGATTTATTGATCAATTGAAAGCCCAAGCTAAAGACTTACAGATTGCTGATCACGTTGAATTTTTGGGGTTTGTGTCGGACCAAGAATTGCAGCGCTATTACAGTAATGCCAGTCTATTTGTGTTCCCGTCGCTTTCGGAGGGCTTTGGCCTGCCCCCATTCGAGGCCATGGCCGCCGAGTTGCCGGTGCTGGCCGCCAGAGCGACTTGCCTGCCCGAGGTTTTAGGCGATGCCGCTGAGTTTTTTGACCCAACTGATAGCACAGATTTGGCAAACAAGGTCATAACTCTATTAAACGACCCCACAAAATTAGCTGGGTTACAGCAAAAAGGCTGGCTGCATCTAAAACAATTCTCTTGGTCAAAAATGGCTGGGGAAACTCGCTCGGTCTACAATAAATTTAATTAG